Proteins encoded within one genomic window of Methanomicrobia archaeon:
- a CDS encoding TIGR04190 family B12-binding domain/radical SAM domain protein codes for MSIFSLQPDLVLLHAPTVYDFRQYPLLFGPIADGVPSTPLFEMYPIGFFSLLEHLQKHGVGVRIVNLAVRMLSSEEFDADTMIRSLKPAAFGIDLHWLPHAQGSLEVAKLCKRYHPDTAVIFGGYSATYFHEELIRYPEVDFIIRGDSTEEPLLRLMRVLMQGSDKEFTSIPNLVWKDPNGAVQINPFTYVPGDLNGPANNYVAAFKSALKYRDVKSMSPWKGWKSHEWLDYPITPVITCRGCVHNCTFCGGSRNALALYCNRKQPAFRDPQLIAQDIIKIARFTRAPIFVIGDLLQPGTDYACTILDELKRTKLTNHLVFELFTPAPREFFDRVAASVEHFNFEISPDSHDARIRAAEGKHYTNEQIEQNLSWALEAGCNKFDLFFMIGLPQQTCASAMETVEWCGHLMETFGTRVVPFILPYSPFIDPGCIAYEQADRLGYRILLKTFEEYRTALLAPSWKYALNYETNWMTRDEIVACAYRAGLRLNELKRTCGLIADETFKATEERIYRAIELTATVDELMALDDHSLRQERLRALKPEFDALFESVTHEKVQLDWPASKRSLRLLPLLAATIRDSLPTRKS; via the coding sequence ATGAGCATCTTTTCACTGCAGCCTGATCTGGTCTTGCTCCATGCACCAACGGTGTATGATTTCCGGCAGTATCCCCTGCTGTTTGGACCCATCGCTGACGGCGTTCCTTCAACGCCACTCTTCGAGATGTATCCGATCGGGTTCTTCTCACTGCTGGAGCATCTCCAGAAGCACGGCGTGGGCGTCCGGATCGTCAATCTGGCGGTACGCATGCTCAGCAGCGAGGAGTTCGACGCCGATACGATGATACGGAGCTTGAAGCCAGCGGCCTTCGGCATTGATCTCCACTGGCTACCCCATGCGCAGGGCAGTCTCGAGGTCGCGAAGCTCTGTAAGCGCTACCATCCTGATACGGCGGTCATCTTCGGCGGGTACTCCGCAACATACTTCCACGAGGAGCTGATCCGGTATCCTGAAGTTGATTTTATTATCCGCGGAGACTCAACGGAAGAGCCACTGCTCCGGCTCATGCGCGTGCTCATGCAGGGCTCGGACAAGGAGTTCACGAGTATCCCGAATCTGGTCTGGAAAGATCCGAACGGTGCGGTGCAGATCAATCCGTTTACCTACGTGCCGGGTGATCTGAACGGCCCTGCGAACAATTACGTTGCGGCCTTCAAATCGGCGCTCAAATACCGTGATGTGAAGAGCATGAGCCCGTGGAAGGGCTGGAAATCGCATGAATGGCTCGATTATCCGATCACGCCCGTGATCACCTGCCGCGGGTGCGTGCACAACTGCACCTTCTGCGGTGGCTCGCGGAACGCTTTGGCGCTCTACTGCAACCGCAAACAGCCTGCATTTCGGGATCCGCAGCTGATCGCGCAGGACATCATCAAGATCGCAAGATTCACCCGCGCGCCAATCTTTGTCATCGGGGACCTCCTCCAGCCGGGCACCGATTACGCATGCACCATTCTTGATGAGCTCAAGCGGACGAAGCTCACGAACCATCTCGTCTTCGAGCTCTTCACGCCGGCGCCCCGGGAGTTCTTTGACCGTGTGGCTGCATCGGTAGAGCATTTCAACTTCGAGATCTCGCCTGACAGCCACGACGCGCGGATCCGCGCGGCTGAGGGCAAGCACTACACGAACGAGCAGATCGAGCAGAATCTGAGCTGGGCGCTGGAAGCGGGCTGTAACAAATTCGACCTCTTCTTCATGATCGGGCTCCCGCAGCAGACCTGCGCGTCCGCTATGGAGACGGTCGAGTGGTGCGGCCATCTCATGGAGACGTTTGGCACGCGCGTGGTCCCGTTTATACTGCCCTATTCACCCTTTATTGACCCGGGCTGTATCGCCTACGAGCAGGCCGATCGGCTGGGGTATAGGATCCTGCTCAAGACCTTCGAGGAATATCGAACCGCGCTGCTCGCACCGAGCTGGAAGTATGCGCTCAACTACGAGACGAACTGGATGACGCGTGACGAGATCGTGGCCTGTGCGTATCGAGCCGGGCTGCGATTGAACGAGCTGAAGCGCACGTGTGGCCTGATCGCCGATGAGACGTTCAAAGCGACGGAAGAGCGTATATACCGTGCCATCGAGCTCACCGCAACGGTGGACGAGCTGATGGCGCTCGATGACCACTCGCTGCGTCAAGAGCGGTTACGAGCATTGAAGCCCGAGTTCGATGCGCTCTTCGAGTCGGTCACGCACGAGAAGGTGCAACTGGACTGGCCGGCGTCGAAGCGCAGTTTGCGGCTTTTACCGCTTCTGGCCGCGACGATCCGCGATTCTCTGCCTACACGCAAGAGCTGA
- a CDS encoding preprotein translocase subunit TatC encodes MKERIRRPVPRTTEGVPNLDGPIGDEELPILEHLIELRRRFIHIIIPFGIATVLMFPFSNLVLKLLLFHNLFPEEMALFVYSPIEWMSVRLLLSFLFALSVTIPLIIFETFAFIRPGLYPSERKFFLLVVIPSVCCYALGAAFAYLFVLPWIISYLISYSGDVAAVALSTKRIFSLILYTGVGFGMIFQIPFVMILAVTLRLVTHEWLRDKRFIFYALMIGILFFVVADPTGVSMIMAVVALALFELGLLFTRYIGRRDH; translated from the coding sequence ATGAAAGAGCGGATACGGCGACCTGTTCCGAGAACGACCGAGGGTGTCCCGAACCTCGATGGGCCGATAGGAGACGAAGAGCTGCCGATACTCGAGCACCTCATCGAGCTGCGGAGACGATTCATCCATATCATCATCCCGTTCGGTATCGCGACGGTGCTCATGTTCCCCTTCTCGAACCTCGTCCTCAAGCTACTTCTGTTCCACAACCTCTTCCCGGAAGAGATGGCGCTCTTCGTCTACAGTCCGATCGAGTGGATGAGCGTGCGGCTCTTGCTCTCGTTCCTCTTCGCGCTCTCCGTAACGATACCGCTCATCATCTTTGAGACGTTCGCGTTCATCCGGCCTGGCCTGTACCCGTCAGAGCGCAAATTCTTCCTGCTCGTTGTCATTCCCTCGGTCTGCTGCTATGCGCTCGGCGCGGCGTTCGCCTACCTCTTCGTGCTCCCCTGGATCATCAGCTACCTCATCTCATACTCCGGCGACGTCGCTGCGGTTGCGCTCTCGACCAAGCGGATCTTCTCGCTCATCCTGTACACTGGCGTGGGCTTTGGTATGATCTTCCAGATCCCCTTCGTTATGATCCTTGCCGTTACATTACGGCTAGTGACCCATGAATGGTTGCGAGATAAGCGGTTCATCTTTTACGCGCTCATGATCGGCATTTTGTTCTTTGTGGTGGCAGACCCGACAGGCGTCTCGATGATCATGGCGGTCGTCGCACTCGCGCTCTTTGAACTCGGCTTGCTCTTCACCCGCTATATCGGCCGGCGAGATCACTAA
- a CDS encoding molybdopterin oxidoreductase, translated as MATRMSSIGKSNGIRLSRRTFTKLSALGTAAALSGISSASVSAKLGDLIMPDPASASPEEAGVRLIKSNCTHCAVGCGFHGRCENGVCTGIEPWLENPINTGSMCSKGTSIAEILNSELRLKHPMKKTGGQWVQITWAAALDEIANKMKEIQARDGPDSIMYIGSAKMSNESCYLFRKFAAFNGTNNVDHQARICHSTTVAGLANTWSYGAMTNPWNDMRHSGLIMFFGENAAESHPVAMLHILEAKRRGAKFIVCDPRFTKSAAVADQWVRFRSGTDIAVLWGIANVIVNNNWHNPDFIEKRTYGFDQWWDVVKNYTPEVVEDISWVPAATIRQLAYDWAHPPRGPGTAACICWAMGATQHTVGTQNIRAMACLELLCGHVGKPGGGTNAFRGHDNVQGSTDMCILSHWLPSYYGLTEKAWRHWVTVWNMHAPITYEEMKAKFADHPAGSGNSLMHVSGITVSRWYEGVLNREFPIAQPNPIKMVFVWGHSLNSITEMKRMKEAMEKVELLVGVDPHATIAASLADRPDGVIILPASTQFEQDGSCNNSSRETQWRNKIVEPLYESRPDGWIIRELANRLGFGAHFTYEDASRAASDWQRMVSPEQVLNEISRGANVIMMRRTAERLKAQQLQCVTECSVFSPEDLQAKSGPLTGEYWGLPWPCWNHQHPGTPILYRNDIPIWEGGNEFRPRFRAAGSTAGNPISDDGVSQLGASYIGPGYDQKNSDGTDGDGWIYEIDADEAFKNLLNQNICPSGAGRARFRAWDLPDPVPVHREPLESPRPDLIDKYPTYDDVANHYRLPILYKTIQQQRRNLVNEGYPFILTTGRQVEHMGGGAETRSCHYLVELQPECYAEIHPTVALELGIHHWDFVWVETLRGRCKVRAYVTERVNEGVIRGGKRVEATIFIPYHWAGWFEGQSYANRWPAGTEELAYGDSVNIICVDGYDRSTVMQETKACLCKVYKA; from the coding sequence ATGGCGACTAGAATGAGTTCTATAGGAAAAAGTAACGGTATCAGACTGTCAAGGCGGACGTTCACTAAACTGAGCGCCCTAGGGACTGCAGCAGCTCTCAGCGGCATCAGCAGCGCCAGTGTATCTGCAAAGCTTGGTGACCTAATAATGCCAGACCCTGCGAGTGCCTCCCCCGAAGAAGCCGGTGTTAGGCTCATCAAATCCAACTGTACACACTGTGCGGTGGGCTGCGGGTTCCACGGCCGGTGTGAGAACGGTGTCTGCACCGGTATCGAGCCCTGGTTGGAGAATCCGATCAACACCGGTTCGATGTGCTCCAAAGGCACTTCAATTGCCGAGATCCTGAACTCGGAATTGCGGCTGAAGCATCCAATGAAGAAGACCGGGGGCCAGTGGGTGCAGATCACATGGGCAGCGGCGCTGGACGAGATCGCGAACAAGATGAAGGAGATCCAGGCACGGGACGGACCCGACTCGATCATGTACATCGGCTCGGCCAAGATGAGCAACGAATCCTGCTACCTGTTCCGGAAATTCGCGGCTTTCAACGGCACGAACAACGTCGATCATCAGGCACGTATCTGCCATTCCACGACGGTCGCGGGGTTAGCGAACACGTGGAGCTACGGTGCAATGACCAACCCGTGGAACGATATGCGCCACTCGGGGCTGATCATGTTCTTCGGTGAGAATGCCGCGGAGTCACATCCGGTGGCGATGCTGCACATCCTGGAGGCGAAGCGGCGCGGCGCGAAGTTCATCGTCTGTGACCCGCGCTTTACTAAGTCGGCGGCAGTAGCAGATCAGTGGGTGCGGTTCAGATCGGGCACGGACATTGCGGTACTATGGGGCATTGCGAATGTGATCGTGAACAATAACTGGCACAACCCGGACTTCATCGAGAAGCGCACGTACGGATTTGACCAGTGGTGGGACGTGGTCAAGAACTACACACCGGAAGTGGTGGAGGACATTAGCTGGGTACCCGCAGCTACCATCCGGCAGCTCGCGTATGACTGGGCACATCCACCGCGCGGTCCAGGCACTGCGGCCTGTATCTGCTGGGCGATGGGCGCGACACAGCACACCGTGGGCACACAGAACATCCGGGCAATGGCGTGCCTCGAGTTGCTCTGTGGCCATGTGGGCAAACCCGGCGGCGGCACCAATGCCTTCCGCGGGCACGATAACGTGCAGGGCTCGACCGATATGTGCATCCTTTCGCACTGGCTGCCGTCGTATTACGGGCTTACGGAGAAGGCATGGAGGCACTGGGTTACCGTCTGGAACATGCATGCGCCGATCACGTATGAGGAGATGAAAGCGAAGTTCGCGGACCATCCTGCTGGCAGCGGGAACTCACTGATGCATGTGAGCGGCATTACCGTCTCGCGCTGGTATGAAGGGGTGCTCAACCGCGAATTCCCGATCGCACAGCCGAACCCGATCAAGATGGTCTTCGTCTGGGGACATTCGCTCAACTCGATCACCGAGATGAAGCGGATGAAGGAGGCGATGGAGAAGGTCGAGCTGCTCGTGGGTGTGGATCCACATGCGACGATCGCAGCATCACTCGCGGACCGACCTGACGGGGTCATCATCTTACCGGCGTCAACGCAATTTGAGCAGGACGGAAGCTGCAACAATAGTTCACGAGAGACGCAGTGGCGGAACAAGATCGTCGAGCCGCTCTACGAGAGCAGGCCGGACGGATGGATCATACGCGAGCTTGCAAACCGGCTCGGGTTTGGCGCGCACTTCACCTATGAGGATGCGTCTCGAGCCGCAAGCGATTGGCAACGCATGGTCAGTCCTGAGCAGGTACTCAATGAAATTAGCCGTGGTGCGAACGTCATCATGATGCGGAGAACCGCCGAGCGGCTCAAGGCACAGCAGCTCCAGTGCGTGACAGAATGCAGCGTCTTCTCACCTGAGGATCTGCAGGCGAAGAGCGGCCCCTTGACGGGCGAATACTGGGGATTACCCTGGCCCTGCTGGAACCACCAGCACCCCGGAACGCCGATTCTGTACCGGAACGATATCCCGATCTGGGAAGGCGGTAACGAATTTAGGCCCCGGTTCAGAGCGGCAGGTTCGACCGCAGGGAATCCGATCTCAGACGATGGCGTGAGCCAGTTAGGTGCGTCATACATCGGGCCGGGCTATGACCAGAAGAATTCTGATGGGACCGATGGTGATGGATGGATCTATGAGATAGATGCTGATGAAGCGTTCAAGAACTTGCTAAACCAGAACATCTGCCCGTCGGGAGCAGGGAGAGCACGATTCAGAGCCTGGGATCTGCCTGATCCGGTGCCGGTGCACCGTGAGCCGCTCGAGAGCCCGCGGCCTGATCTGATCGACAAGTATCCGACCTACGATGATGTGGCAAACCACTACCGTCTCCCCATTTTGTACAAGACAATCCAGCAGCAGCGGAGGAACCTCGTGAATGAGGGCTATCCCTTCATCCTCACTACGGGACGGCAGGTGGAGCACATGGGTGGCGGCGCGGAGACGCGGTCATGCCACTACCTGGTTGAGCTCCAGCCGGAGTGTTACGCAGAGATTCATCCCACCGTCGCGCTGGAGCTGGGCATCCACCACTGGGATTTCGTCTGGGTGGAGACGCTCAGAGGCCGGTGCAAGGTGCGCGCGTACGTGACGGAGCGCGTGAACGAGGGTGTGATACGGGGCGGCAAGCGGGTCGAAGCAACGATCTTCATCCCCTACCACTGGGCGGGCTGGTTTGAAGGGCAGTCTTATGCGAACCGCTGGCCCGCGGGAACGGAAGAACTCGCCTACGGCGATTCGGTGAACATCATCTGTGTCGATGGCTATGATCGGTCAACAGTCATGCAGGAGACGAAAGCGTGCTTGTGCAAGGTGTATAAGGCATAG
- a CDS encoding 4Fe-4S dicluster domain-containing protein, whose product MATYYKFLNVIEKCINCGACFAICKDQNKVPHGTARVQIVTINEGRPGEKNVPVSCMHCTNPPCVAACPVKAIEQRTVKDWVGKDAVVVTVNKDRCIGCGYCGWACPFGAPQYPHGLEGDLKEWNGIMDKCTMCVEPFVPKAGDLQAKARCGLFCSTRARLGGDITEIMPQYTEAKSRNTIAYQERVL is encoded by the coding sequence ATGGCAACCTACTATAAGTTCCTGAACGTAATCGAGAAGTGCATCAACTGCGGCGCCTGTTTCGCCATCTGCAAAGATCAGAACAAAGTGCCCCATGGGACCGCGCGCGTCCAGATCGTGACCATCAATGAGGGGAGGCCTGGCGAGAAGAACGTTCCTGTTTCCTGCATGCACTGCACGAACCCACCCTGTGTGGCTGCGTGTCCGGTGAAGGCGATCGAGCAGCGCACCGTGAAGGATTGGGTTGGCAAAGACGCCGTCGTCGTTACGGTTAACAAGGACCGGTGCATCGGCTGTGGCTACTGCGGCTGGGCATGCCCGTTCGGCGCGCCTCAGTATCCGCACGGCCTCGAGGGCGACCTCAAGGAATGGAACGGAATCATGGACAAGTGCACCATGTGCGTTGAGCCTTTCGTGCCAAAAGCGGGCGATCTGCAAGCGAAAGCGCGCTGCGGGCTCTTCTGCTCGACTAGAGCACGGCTGGGTGGCGATATCACGGAGATCATGCCTCAGTACACAGAAGCCAAATCACGGAACACGATCGCTTATCAAGAGCGTGTGCTCTAG
- a CDS encoding redoxin domain-containing protein has product MHNTMKLVSGTVLVSLLMLSVLAAGLASAERGEISVDEAYKRLQERPNEITLLDCRVASTYNSEHIPGAVNIPVSELESRLGELDPSKEILVYCQAGRTSTLAADTLVQNGFEDVYIITGGINAWKEKYPTSLSSPAISGVPAGAIVAPAFTLTSVEGTTFSLSDFRGKVVVLSLILTTCHLCQEEMAELKALKAAYPDIQIITVSIDTGETDENLRSFKEQYNADWLFARDTARIATQYQGYVLATPTVVVITPRGYISFRKVELVHLDDLKTAVALAYEEKGELMPSAAPPEGGQMPGFEAVTAFASLAVLGLVSWWRGMRKEQR; this is encoded by the coding sequence ATGCACAACACTATGAAACTCGTTTCAGGAACCGTGTTGGTTTCGCTGCTCATGCTCTCAGTACTTGCTGCCGGGTTGGCATCCGCAGAGCGCGGGGAAATCTCGGTGGACGAGGCGTATAAACGGCTGCAGGAGCGGCCCAACGAGATTACGCTGCTTGATTGCCGCGTTGCTTCGACCTACAATTCCGAGCATATACCGGGCGCGGTCAACATCCCGGTTAGTGAGTTAGAAAGCCGCCTTGGTGAATTAGATCCCTCGAAGGAGATCTTAGTGTACTGCCAGGCGGGGCGTACCAGCACGCTCGCTGCCGATACCCTTGTTCAGAACGGTTTTGAGGACGTGTACATCATCACCGGCGGTATAAATGCATGGAAGGAGAAATATCCCACCTCGCTCAGCTCACCGGCGATCTCGGGAGTACCGGCGGGCGCGATCGTGGCACCGGCATTTACACTCACGAGCGTCGAGGGCACGACCTTCAGCCTCAGCGATTTCCGCGGCAAGGTCGTGGTCCTGAGCTTGATCCTCACCACCTGCCATCTCTGTCAGGAGGAGATGGCGGAGCTGAAAGCGCTGAAAGCAGCGTACCCGGACATCCAGATCATCACGGTATCCATCGACACCGGTGAAACGGACGAGAATCTGCGGAGTTTCAAGGAGCAGTATAACGCAGACTGGCTCTTTGCGCGCGATACCGCCAGAATCGCCACCCAGTACCAGGGATATGTCCTGGCCACCCCGACGGTCGTGGTGATCACCCCCAGGGGGTACATCAGCTTCCGGAAGGTCGAGCTCGTGCACTTAGACGACCTCAAGACCGCTGTGGCTCTGGCTTACGAGGAGAAAGGCGAGCTGATGCCCTCAGCCGCACCCCCGGAGGGGGGGCAGATGCCGGGCTTCGAAGCGGTCACGGCGTTCGCGAGCCTGGCCGTGCTCGGGCTGGTGAGCTGGTGGCGGGGCATGCGGAAAGAGCAGCGATAA
- a CDS encoding redoxin domain-containing protein has product MQDRFCRGAVPERESSHRAALVLFVLMLSALAITACSPVAGAARPEAPPFSLTSLEGTSFNLSDFRGSVVVLDLMATWCPVCKDEMPELVQLRQARPEVVIITISVDPTEDDTELRAFKEHYAADWRFTRDTDRVWEKYREFYIPAIVVIEPQGYISFRKAGLVPIAELIAEVDRASAGVPGEPEEPAVPAETSTTPFGLYALAFLTGLLSFFAPCAFPLLPGYISYYLGRAEGGTTLRSSLKAGSAAASGINGIFALIGIAVALGGAVVKSYLSYLTPVVGVAIIVLGLLMLLGPSGMAVFAQFEGLLSAYATKLGGRSSDSGLVMYGAGYGLAVMGCQAPVFIALIFAGLAAGGAVQAILVFLVFSLGMGCMMIAVSLLAGTAKRTMLDRLKALMPYINRACGLVLILVGLYFLREFF; this is encoded by the coding sequence ATGCAGGATCGTTTTTGCAGGGGTGCCGTACCGGAGCGGGAATCGTCGCACCGAGCCGCGCTCGTTCTTTTCGTGCTCATGCTTAGCGCGCTCGCGATCACGGCCTGCTCCCCGGTCGCCGGTGCAGCTCGCCCAGAAGCGCCACCGTTCTCGCTGACGAGCCTCGAGGGCACGAGCTTCAACCTCAGCGACTTCCGCGGCTCGGTCGTGGTGCTGGATCTCATGGCGACCTGGTGTCCGGTCTGTAAGGATGAGATGCCGGAGCTCGTCCAGCTCAGGCAGGCGCGGCCCGAGGTGGTCATCATCACCATCTCCGTCGATCCCACCGAGGATGACACGGAGCTGCGAGCGTTCAAGGAGCACTATGCTGCAGACTGGCGCTTTACACGCGATACCGATCGTGTCTGGGAGAAGTATCGTGAGTTCTACATCCCTGCTATCGTGGTGATCGAGCCGCAGGGGTACATCAGCTTCAGGAAGGCGGGCCTGGTGCCCATCGCAGAGCTGATCGCTGAGGTCGACCGGGCCTCCGCAGGCGTACCAGGAGAGCCAGAAGAGCCGGCGGTGCCGGCAGAAACCAGTACCACACCCTTCGGCCTCTATGCCCTGGCATTTCTCACCGGGCTCCTCAGCTTCTTCGCGCCCTGCGCCTTTCCGCTTCTCCCCGGCTACATCAGCTACTACCTGGGGAGAGCTGAGGGTGGCACTACCCTGCGCAGCTCGTTGAAAGCGGGCAGCGCGGCAGCCAGTGGCATTAACGGGATCTTCGCGCTCATCGGGATCGCGGTTGCGCTGGGTGGGGCAGTGGTGAAATCATACCTGTCGTATCTCACGCCCGTTGTAGGTGTGGCGATCATCGTACTCGGGCTCCTGATGCTCCTCGGGCCGTCGGGTATGGCCGTCTTCGCCCAATTCGAGGGACTGCTCTCCGCATATGCCACGAAGCTGGGCGGGCGATCGAGCGACTCAGGCCTCGTGATGTACGGTGCGGGCTACGGACTCGCAGTCATGGGCTGTCAGGCACCGGTCTTCATTGCACTCATCTTCGCCGGCCTGGCCGCGGGCGGCGCGGTGCAGGCGATCCTGGTTTTCCTCGTCTTCTCGCTGGGCATGGGCTGTATGATGATCGCCGTCAGTCTCCTCGCAGGCACCGCGAAGCGGACTATGCTGGATCGCCTGAAGGCGCTGATGCCGTACATCAACCGTGCCTGTGGACTCGTCCTCATTCTCGTCGGCCTGTACTTCCTCCGGGAGTTCTTCTAA
- a CDS encoding hydrogenase iron-sulfur subunit, which produces MGEEKEGFEPKIVGFTCNWCTYAGADLAGTSRKKYPPNIRIVRMMCTARLDPVFLVKALLNGADGVFIGGCHPGECHYIKGNFYSRRRVAAMRTILKQFGMDDRVQLHWISASEGDKFATTMKQMAADIKQLGPNPMKDEVL; this is translated from the coding sequence ATGGGGGAAGAGAAAGAGGGCTTTGAGCCAAAGATCGTTGGTTTCACCTGTAATTGGTGTACGTATGCAGGCGCAGACCTGGCAGGGACGTCGCGGAAGAAATATCCACCAAACATTCGGATCGTCAGAATGATGTGCACGGCTCGCTTGGATCCGGTATTCCTCGTTAAAGCGCTGCTCAATGGCGCTGACGGGGTGTTCATCGGAGGATGTCATCCAGGTGAGTGCCACTACATCAAGGGAAACTTCTATTCCCGACGCCGAGTTGCGGCGATGCGGACTATTCTGAAACAGTTTGGCATGGATGATCGCGTGCAGTTGCACTGGATCAGCGCGTCTGAGGGCGATAAATTCGCCACTACCATGAAGCAGATGGCGGCGGATATCAAGCAATTGGGACCAAATCCCATGAAGGACGAGGTACTATGA
- a CDS encoding redoxin domain-containing protein produces the protein MLQQKPDEIILVDTRTEQMYASEHIPGAINIPLGVNTASFEEAIEKLDKSKIIIAYCQAGSSSRLAGDLLVHHGFERVYTMAGGMNAWKQKYPTSLSSPATSGVPAGAIVAPAFTLTSVEGTSFSLSDFRGKVVVLSLILTTCHLCQEEMSELKALKAAYPDIQIITVSIDTGETDDNLRRFKERYNADWLFARDTARIATQYQGYVLATPTVVVITPRGYISFRKVELVHLDDLKTAVGLAYEEKGELMPSAAPSDGGQMPGFEADTAFASLAVLGLVIWWRGMRKEQR, from the coding sequence ATGTTGCAGCAAAAGCCGGATGAGATCATTCTCGTGGATACTCGAACCGAGCAGATGTACGCTTCGGAGCATATCCCGGGCGCGATCAACATCCCCCTGGGCGTGAATACCGCCTCGTTCGAGGAGGCGATCGAAAAGCTGGACAAATCGAAGATCATCATCGCGTACTGCCAGGCGGGTAGTTCAAGCAGGCTAGCTGGCGATCTCCTCGTCCATCATGGCTTCGAGCGCGTGTATACGATGGCGGGCGGCATGAACGCCTGGAAACAGAAATATCCCACCTCGCTCAGCTCACCGGCAACTTCGGGAGTACCGGCGGGCGCGATCGTGGCACCGGCATTTACGCTCACGAGCGTCGAGGGCACGTCCTTCAGCCTCAGCGATTTCCGCGGCAAGGTCGTGGTCCTGAGCTTGATCCTCACCACCTGCCATCTCTGTCAGGAGGAGATGTCGGAGCTGAAAGCGCTGAAAGCAGCGTACCCGGACATCCAGATCATCACGGTATCCATCGACACCGGTGAAACGGACGATAATCTGCGGCGTTTCAAGGAGCGGTATAACGCAGACTGGCTCTTTGCGCGCGATACCGCCCGAATCGCCACCCAGTACCAGGGGTATGTCCTGGCCACCCCGACGGTCGTGGTGATCACCCCCAGGGGGTATATCAGCTTCCGGAAGGTCGAACTCGTGCACTTAGACGACCTCAAGACCGCTGTGGGTCTGGCTTACGAGGAGAAGGGCGAGCTGATGCCCTCAGCCGCACCCTCGGATGGCGGGCAGATGCCGGGCTTCGAAGCGGACACCGCGTTCGCGAGCCTGGCCGTGCTCGGGCTGGTGATCTGGTGGCGGGGCATGCGGAAAGAGCAGCGATAA
- a CDS encoding twin-arginine translocase TatA/TatE family subunit, with translation MPGGGELLVIGILVIVLLFGAAKVPQLARSFGQAMGEFKKAKRESELNLKQFEDSLTGEETEQLKIAAKQGTKSGEVNIREVAKVMGISTEGKSDEQLKAEVQAKMNASAQ, from the coding sequence ATGCCTGGTGGTGGCGAACTACTGGTAATTGGCATTTTAGTGATTGTCCTGCTCTTCGGCGCCGCGAAGGTGCCGCAGCTTGCTCGATCCTTTGGCCAGGCAATGGGTGAGTTCAAGAAGGCGAAACGCGAATCTGAGCTGAACCTGAAGCAGTTTGAGGATTCCCTGACTGGAGAGGAGACTGAGCAGTTAAAGATCGCGGCAAAACAAGGGACGAAGAGCGGCGAGGTCAATATACGAGAAGTCGCCAAAGTCATGGGTATCAGTACCGAGGGGAAGAGCGACGAGCAGTTGAAAGCGGAAGTTCAGGCAAAGATGAACGCGTCCGCCCAGTAA
- the tatC gene encoding twin-arginine translocase subunit TatC, whose protein sequence is MASIYEELGYITESLKKKLIPIFAVIFAGFFVTFYLLDPVLVRMKEDLLPEGAKLIYISPVEVIMLKLKIAFIVGLVLAIPLIWHYVYQTLKVRFGLRSPVKKSQVVILLISAVSLFLLGVCYSYFLMLPLLLKYLYLMSTASGVIATYSIYEFVSFVILLTFILGISFEVPIVIIFAVKVGLVQIETLKEYRRYVIVGMFVLAAIFTPPDVLSQLIVGFPLVIFYEVGIQVASFLTRDRAVTASPQAA, encoded by the coding sequence ATGGCGAGCATCTACGAGGAATTGGGCTATATCACGGAATCGCTCAAGAAGAAGCTCATACCCATCTTCGCGGTCATCTTCGCCGGGTTCTTCGTTACGTTTTACCTCCTCGATCCCGTACTCGTCAGGATGAAGGAAGATCTGCTCCCCGAGGGTGCGAAACTCATTTATATCTCGCCTGTGGAGGTGATCATGCTGAAGTTGAAGATCGCGTTCATCGTGGGGCTCGTGCTTGCGATTCCGCTCATCTGGCACTACGTGTATCAGACCTTGAAGGTGCGGTTTGGGCTCAGGAGTCCGGTGAAGAAGTCTCAGGTGGTTATCTTGCTGATTTCGGCCGTTTCGCTCTTCCTGCTCGGCGTTTGCTATTCTTACTTCCTCATGTTACCGCTCTTACTCAAATATCTCTACCTCATGTCCACAGCCTCGGGCGTTATCGCTACCTATTCCATCTACGAGTTCGTATCCTTCGTCATCCTGCTCACCTTCATCCTCGGTATTTCCTTCGAGGTTCCCATCGTCATCATCTTTGCCGTGAAGGTCGGGCTCGTCCAGATCGAAACCCTGAAGGAGTACCGGCGGTACGTTATCGTGGGTATGTTCGTGCTCGCGGCGATCTTTACGCCGCCGGATGTCTTGAGTCAGCTCATCGTCGGGTTCCCACTGGTCATCTTTTACGAGGTCGGGATCCAGGTCGCGAGCTTCCTCACGCGGGACCGTGCCGTGACAGCATCACCGCAAGCTGCTTAA